The DNA segment TAATAGTCTTAATAATGCAGTAATGGTGTTTATATAATACACATGCTAAAAAGAGAGTTACATAATTGATTATTTTGACATGATactttaatatatttaggtacTTTACACTTAAAGTGTATTATTTgctttatttttggattttggctGCTTTAGTCCGACAAAAAAACCTTTGAGTAAGAAAGAGAAATCGTGACGAGAGTCGTGATGGTTCGAACATTTAGTTAGTTGCTTTAGTTGTTACTAATTTAGGTTTATTGGATATTGGGCTTCAATAGTAACCATAAGATAGGGTTTAAGCTAATTTGATCTAAGGCTCTTGTTAACGTAAATACAAGTCATAGAAAAAGAGGGACAAGATAAGAGAGAGTTTAtggccatttttttttttttttttgtaaactggcTTTCATTgcgttaaaataaaaaaaaaaaaatgttacaggCTTTAAAGGCAGTGTTTAGAGGGCAAGACCCaatttaaaacaagaaaaagtaAAGCCCTAGAAGGAATCTCAGTTAGAACTGGCCTGTAGTGTGATGATCCACCAACGGCCCAACAAGGATTAGAGTAGGCGGTTGTTGGTACTTGGATGGTGAGAAGGCAAGAGGAGGTGTAGTTAATGGAGATGAAGCACGATCGAACTGGATCTAAGCTGTAGTAAACCAACGCTGCATCATCGAGGACGATAGTAAGGGATTTCCCTCCCTGAAACTCTGTATCTTGTTGCGAATTTGATGATCAATCGCAGAGAACAACACAGTGATCGGTCGGTGAGATGTCGCATGCAGTCTTCCATTCCGTTCATTCCAGAGCCAGTAAATGGTCGCCTGCCACGCGAGGAGAGGGAGCATACGAGCCGATTTGTTTCCCCTTAAGGATTCCATTTGGGCAACTGTCTGATTCCAAGAACGTATCGGCGCGAGGCTGCAGCGGGTCGAGACTCTGGACCATAAGTCAAAGCTGAAGGCACAATCAAAGAAGAGATGGTCGCGCGACTCCATGTACGAGTTACAAAGCACACAAATCGGATCTACTTGCAGACCTCAACCAATCATCCTGTCCTTTGTGGGACATCGATTCAAACAGACCAGCCAAGTGAGGAAAGAGTGTCGAGGAATGGATCTAGAAAACCAAACCACACTGGTCCAGCTAATATCTTCAATTTCACCCTTTAAGTAAGTGTAGACTGCTCCAGTTTTGTACCTCTCTTCTTTACTCCCTAAAAGATTCCACTCATAGAAATCTTCATTTGATGTTAGCTCGATTGTTGTGAGGAAAGCATAAAGTTCTTAAGCTGCTTCTGAACGAGCAGCTTTAGAACTTTATGGCCATGATGTGGCAGTATTAAACATGTTGTGTCAGGGTTGCGGTTGAGAGAAGAGAGATTAGGGCCAGTGATCATGTGGTCAAAGACTTTATGAATAACAGATCGGTGGGTGGTGTAGTCAGGATTTTCGTTGTGAAAAAAAAGGTTATGGTCAAAGTTGGTGTGGTTAGAGAGGGTTATAGGTTTTTGCACATTTTTGGTTATGGTAAAAGTTGGTGTGGTCACTCCAGCGTCTCCTCTGTCTAACAACATCAGTCCAGCGTGACCACGTCTTGTCTCGTCCTCCACCATCAAGCTTTTCTGCTCCTCCATCATGCTCTGCCACCGGCAACGAGGAGAACAATGATTCGtcacaccaccaccaccaattCGCATGCCATCACCTTCGGTTATAACATCACCATTTTTCTAGAtctgaaaaattaataaatttaaaaacaaagaagtaaaagacaagaaacaaaaaaacattaaatcttaCTATTGGTAGTTGATACTTACTatgtctttgattttttttccatgATAAAGATGAGAAGAGGAGGAATAGAAGAGTAAAAAGATGAGAGAtgagaagagaaaaaaacaagtaCAATCTCGATAGTGATTTAATCAAATGAAATCTATTCATTTTGGTTAGAATTGAAAAGGtaatttaagaattttattattTGGAAGTACACCGCATGCTAGAGTGTTATGAGAGAAGTGAAAATTATGTTACACTGTAATTAACAACAAACACCAGTTGCATGAACTTAAGTAATACATGATTGCATactctaaatattaaaatttagttttactacGCCAACAAACACGAACACCTAATGTTTGGTAAATTACACAATAAACACAAGAAAATATTGTATAACCACACCGAGAAAAGCAAAACTACAAAGAAGCtaatatgattgattgatttCTAGTCAAACATGGCTAAAACTTAAATCCAATTTTAGTGGATGAGGCTATGTTTTTTCCTGGGTGTAATGGATGAGGCCAAAGTTAATGGTGAAAATGGAATTAGAGGAAACAAAGGAATATTTAAATAGTAGTATTTGTTGACAGTTGAGTATTTTTGAATTCTACACGAAAGATGTTAGACCATAAGAAATTGAGATGTCTTCCCGTTAATCATTCAAATTTATAGATTCGGATTTGTCCATTTGCCCCCGCTGTATCGACGTTAGTGATGTTGTCAAACAAGTAATTGCAATAGCCATTgaagtgatgattctaagtgTTATTGGCATTAGATCTATAGCCAAATTAGTACAATTTTTTCCCTCTTATTTCGAAACATAACCGTTCAGGTAAATGGCATCGGTTCTATAGCCGGGTCATGTCATGTCATAAACACATGGAGCAAGAATAAACTTTAGTCTGAATAACATAATAACAAGATTTGAGAAGGGATCAGTTTGCAGGGGCCAAAACAGAAGACCACCTGCTTCATAAGTAGTTATCTAAGAAGAGTGTCCCGCTACGGTAAAATAGATTGCCCTGGTCCAAACATAAACTCAAACCCGAAACAAACTGGGTAAAAAACATGGAGCCCAAATGAACCACACGCTCATCCTCCACGCATATGTGCACCTAGTTCGCCAAACTGATCATCAGCTTCAACAGTGTCGTCTGAGAGACGGACTGCATCGAGCTTCTGCTTCAGGAGATCAATGGCATTCAGTACCAGCTGCGAAGCCTTCACTGCACCTGTGGATTCAACAGTGAATATGAAACTGTCATCTTTCGGACGGATCTCGATGAGCCCTTGTTTCCCCATGGCTTCTGCTTTCTTGATCACTTCTTCATCGTAAGTGTATGCTTCTGGATCAACCACCACAACCTAAAGTAGCAGAGTGTCATTAACAGCAATAGTGATAAGCTATGATGTAATGAATGACTGCCCAGAAATTAGCTAAACACACTAAGCACCTAGAGAAAATTCATACACCAATAAACTTGTAGATATGACATTCTTCACAAATGTCCAAACTAACCTGTCTGGTGACAGCATCAAAGTCAAAAACTTTGGTCGGGCTGCTCTCAATCAAGTCAATCTTCTCGTCGTCTGTCAAAGTGTCCATCatatcttcattgatgataatGTCAGGCTCATACATGAACGTAACAGTGGCTGCAGGAGACCATTTAGCGTGATCTTTCCCGATTCCTTTCCTCGCTATCGCCCTAAGCTTCAGTTCTTGTCCACGTCTCAGTTTCACTATGATGATTCCCCTgaaattaaaagaaagaaacagtcaggaacaaaaaaaaaaaagaagcaaccCAACAACTAATTTATTCTGATATTGTCcgaacacaaaacaaaaagttgtcatttttattttatacctTTGCTCGCTTGAATCAGCTCCAGATGAATCACCGAAATCAACAGGAGTAACAGTAGGATCAGCGCTGTACAGATCCTTACTAGTAACATCTAGGGTTTGGTCAGTGACACATTTAGCGCTAAGACGAAACTCAACAGAGCAAAACTCGCACTGTCCGTCTCCGTCGCAAGCATCGCAGTCTCGAGAGAAGCGCATGCTCATCGCACGCTCGCTGGTGAGAGGGATGAGACCTAACCGATGAGCAATGAACTCGTCGTTGAGAACAGAGGAATTAACCTCGATTTCGACCAGATCGATTGCGACCGTGGGGACCTCGGAGATCATAACGCGACGGAGAGCGTTCGCCATGGAGACATCGGTGTCACGAAGCTCGAACTTGGCGTAGTCATCTTTCAGCTCACGGATCTTCACCTTTGGGAATCTCTGGTAAGTGGCACCACTGTCCATCTCTCTAgctttttagggttttagtctGAACAATCCGGAGAGAGAGTTTTCTTCGCTGAAGGTGAAGAGCTAGAGtggtagagagagagatgtaaGATACAGCAGTTGTTTAAAAGTTAGGCCTTTGGGCCTGGTCTTTACCGCAGCTTTTTGGGCCTGATATATTGCTTTCTGCTCTTTATTGGATTCAAAATAGAGACTAGAGTCAAGGAATTGTGCAGATTGCATCCACGGTTTTTAATGGTTGGTCTCTCATCAATAATTATGAGTTTAACGGAAAAAGAAGGATATGGGTAGTTTGGAGCCCTCAGGCCAGGTTTAACGTCAGTGTTTAAAtcagatataaaataataattgtctTTGTACTTCTCGAAGGGGGAGacagaagaattttttttgttcatttgtaTATGCGGAAAATGTATCTGAGAATAGGAGAGAATTATGGGGTGGTATCAAGTTTCATCAGGATTCACAGATGTTCAGAAATAAGAAGTGGATAATCATAGGGAATTTTAATGAGATATTCGATGGGGAGGAACATTCAAGTTATAAAGATTCATGAATTACCATTGTAGGAATGCATGAGTTTGATAGTGTTATTCAACACTGTAGACTCATGAATTTGGGCTATCAAAGACCTAAATTTACTTGGTGTAATAAGCGTGATGATGCGTTTATCTGCAAGAAATTAGATCGTTTTCTGGTTAATGAGATTTGGTTGAATCAAAGAACTCAAGTGTATGGTATATTTGAGGCCGAAAGCTGTTCAGATCATCTTCGAGGCAGATTTCATATGCAAGCAGATGCAGTAGGAAAGCACAAACCTTTCAAATTCATCATTAAGATAATGAAAGATTATTGGAAGGATACTCAACCTTTGTTTTAGTCAACATCTGCCTTTTTCGATTCTTAAATCATCCAAAGCTTTAAAACCTCTGATTCAAAATATGAGTAAAGAGAAATTAGGGAAACtgacaaaaaattattaatttcataattattttaaaattacttaagaatataaataaataaataaataaataaataaataaataaataaataaataaaataaaagtatttaaaactatatttgagttatttaagttaattattattgagattattataattatataattattaaattataaaaaatgaaactttgaATTTAAATTGGTGAAATAGtgtgttaaattttattaaataaaattattgaaaaaattaaaagagaCATGAATGTTCAATAATTAGGCAAAATAAAGATATGATGATGTGAagtattaaaaagagaaaagagaatatTGAGTTTACAAACTATTGTACAGTCTTACACAATAGGTGATGCTGGTGACGCTTCAATTATGGAtagtcaaaaaaataaaaaatatatatataatagtgattttcccgtgctcatgcacgggaataaatgtttacaaaataatcaaatcactataatttaaaatatttgcttTCATTGTTTATAacttttaagtaattttataatttatatttatgatgaaaaaaattgtattaagCATCATTATGTTTTTATGcatggatataaatatttacatgttggtttataagtttgaaattattttaatttatattatgaaaataatattgcATAGTATCATTATATTTTCTTCTTACTTAGATATGTTATTTCATGTATAATAATTTGGATTGGTTCATGGTATGTTGATCTCCATatattgtaaaattaaataataatttttagttaaggtataatattttttttattttcttagcttCATTTAGTTTGGACCCACGGTGGATATTTTGAAGGCACATTGCTGGAAAATACGGTATCCACCAAAgattaaacattttctatggcaattggtgacaGAGTGTATAGCAGTCAAGAAAAATCTGCATAAGCGAGAGATACCCGGCGACATTGTTTGTGCAAGATGTGGTGCGGAAGAAGAATCGatcaaccatgtgttttttgaatgcccTCCTGCACTTCAGACATGGGCTCTTTTAAAGATTCCAACAAGCCCAACTATGTTTCCAACAATTTCCCTCTTTGTGAAcagatcatcttttttggagagtggttccacagatggaggatcatcagtttgcatggatactatggtatatatggaagggaagaaataataaagtcttTAGTAATATGGATGTAGATCCGTTGGATACCCTTAAACTGGCTGAAACGGAATCAAAGCTTTGGGCTGAGGCTCAAATTTTGACTGATAAAAAGAGGATTCAACAGGTAGGGGCAATGATTCTTCCGTCAATctcaggaagatggtgttttatgGATGGTTCCtgaaaagaaaatgatattttttcaggacaaggatggtatagtactCTAGAGGGATTTGCGGGTTTGACGGGTGCAAGGAATGTCCGGGCGTCCCTTTCTCCTCTTCATGCAGAAATGGAAGCCTtgttatgggcaatggaatgtatgaaaaacttacgacaatttcaggttacgtttgcaacggattgttctctaTTGGTGAACAatatttgcaagttatttggaggaTATAAACAgcttgaaagagagtttttcccaagcagagattatctatgtaccaagaacgcagAACAAGCAGGCGGACAGCTTAGCCCGTAGCGCTAGGAAGGAAACATCTTTtgtagttcacatggatcaagatctcccagtttggttcacagagtctatatgagtctgtaaagttgatgataaaaaaaaagcttcATTTAGTTTGATTCATCTGCTAAGAGTTCaaataaagtttataaattttataaaatttgatatatgttgttttgaaaatatagaaaaaaataaaaggttgaagttgaattaattaacataatctataatattttaaaaattcatgtacataaaataaatagatattttatgtattgtttatttatattgttttgggaagatataaacaaaacaaaatcgttttacaaaaagaaaatctatatatttacctttttattgattatattgttttataaaaatgaaatttaaattaa comes from the Brassica napus cultivar Da-Ae chromosome A7, Da-Ae, whole genome shotgun sequence genome and includes:
- the LOC106371538 gene encoding DNA-directed RNA polymerases II, IV and V subunit 3 translates to MDSGATYQRFPKVKIRELKDDYAKFELRDTDVSMANALRRVMISEVPTVAIDLVEIEVNSSVLNDEFIAHRLGLIPLTSERAMSMRFSRDCDACDGDGQCEFCSVEFRLSAKCVTDQTLDVTSKDLYSADPTVTPVDFGDSSGADSSEQRGIIIVKLRRGQELKLRAIARKGIGKDHAKWSPAATVTFMYEPDIIINEDMMDTLTDDEKIDLIESSPTKVFDFDAVTRQVVVVDPEAYTYDEEVIKKAEAMGKQGLIEIRPKDDSFIFTVESTGAVKASQLVLNAIDLLKQKLDAVRLSDDTVEADDQFGELGAHMRGG